One window of Hymenobacter sp. BRD128 genomic DNA carries:
- a CDS encoding class I SAM-dependent methyltransferase: MTVSSPSASPASPAGADFGPVAWFYDALAGLVFGGALRRAQRATLAAGLPAGPAPRVLVLGGGAGWVLGEIWRQRPQAQVLYLEVSAAMLARTRARLRRHPAPPGATVELRQGTEASLRPGEQFEVIVTFFVLDCFTEVALPGALARLQAARCPGAPWLVTDFRPARRGWRHWLLRAMYWFFGFTVGLRVQQLPPWPTELAALGLNPNWVQLFFGNAITGIVLK, translated from the coding sequence ATGACTGTTTCCTCCCCTTCTGCCTCGCCTGCCAGCCCTGCCGGGGCTGACTTCGGACCCGTTGCCTGGTTTTATGATGCGCTGGCGGGGCTAGTATTTGGCGGGGCGCTGCGACGGGCGCAGCGGGCTACCCTGGCCGCCGGGCTACCGGCCGGCCCGGCACCGCGCGTGCTGGTGCTGGGCGGCGGCGCCGGCTGGGTGCTGGGCGAAATCTGGCGGCAGCGCCCCCAGGCCCAGGTGCTGTACCTGGAAGTATCGGCGGCTATGCTGGCCCGCACCCGCGCCCGGCTGCGCCGGCACCCGGCCCCGCCCGGCGCCACCGTGGAGCTGCGCCAGGGCACCGAGGCCAGCCTGCGGCCCGGCGAGCAGTTCGAGGTAATCGTTACTTTTTTTGTGCTCGACTGCTTTACCGAGGTAGCCCTGCCGGGTGCGCTAGCCCGGCTGCAGGCGGCCCGCTGCCCCGGCGCGCCGTGGCTGGTAACCGACTTTCGGCCGGCGCGGCGCGGCTGGCGGCATTGGCTACTGCGGGCGATGTACTGGTTTTTTGGCTTTACGGTGGGGCTGCGGGTGCAGCAGCTGCCTCCCTGGCCCACCGAGCTAGCCGCGCTGGGTCTAAATCCTAATTGGGTACAACTTTTTTTTGGTAACGCCATAACCGGGATAGTCCTAAAATAA